One Brassica napus cultivar Da-Ae chromosome C4, Da-Ae, whole genome shotgun sequence genomic region harbors:
- the LOC106397059 gene encoding PHD finger protein ING2: MAIARTGVYVDDYLEYASTFPAELQRLLNTVRELDERSQSLINQTRQQTKYCLGLASKKGSGNNNHYNTGLDDDETIDKMRKEIESSQENALSLCTEKVLLARQAYDLIDSHLKRLDEDLNNFSEDLKQEGKIPTDEPSVLPPLPIVPKQEKRKSFYGTPQPKKIDYRDREWDRDRDFELMPPPGSHRKDFTPIDEQPIDPNEPTYCVCHQVSFGDMIACDNENCQGGEWFHYTCVGLTPETRFKGKWYCPTCRLLPQSH, encoded by the exons ATGGCAATAGCGCGAACTGGAGTTTACGTTGATGATTACCTCGAGT ATGCCAGCACTTTCCCTGCGGAGCTTCAGAGATTGCTAAATACAGTTCGCGAACTGGACGAGAGATCTCAAT CGCTCATAAACCAGACGAGGCAGCAAACCAAGTATTGCTTAGGGCTTGCCTCCAAGAAGGGCAGTGGCAATAATAATCATTACAACACTGGTCTTGATGACGACGAAACCATTGACAAAATGCGTAAAGAGATTGAGTCCAGCCAGGAAAATGCTTTAAGTTTGTGTACGGAGAAGGTCTTATTGGCCCGCCAAGCCTATGATCTT ATTGATAGTCACTTAAAACGACTTGATgaagatctcaataatttttctgAAGATTTGAAGCAAG AGGGGAAGATTCCAACCGACGAGCCCTCTGTTCTTCCTCCACTACCTATAGTTCCTAAGCAGGAAAAGCGCAAGTCTTTTTATGGCACACCTCAGCCTAAGAAGATTGATTACAGAGATAGAGAGTGGGATCGTGACAGGGACTTCGAGCTCATGCCTCCTCCAGGAAGCCATCGGAAAGACTTCACCCCTATTGATGAGCAGCCTATCGATCCTAACGAACCGACCTACTGTGTCTGCCATCAG GTGTCCTTTGGGGACATGATTGCCTGTGACAATGAGAAT TGTCAAGGAGGTGAATGGTTTCACTATACATGCGTTGGCCTCACCCCCGAAACCAGATTCAAAGGGAAATGGTATTGCCCTACCTGCAGGCTCCTCCCACAGTCCCATTAG